The Equus quagga isolate Etosha38 chromosome 2, UCLA_HA_Equagga_1.0, whole genome shotgun sequence genome has a window encoding:
- the SLC51B gene encoding organic solute transporter subunit beta, producing the protein MDHSEGVTLDPAGTVVPQELLEEMLWFFRVEDATPWNCSMFALMGVVVSISMVLLGRSIQANRNQKMRPPEKQTSEVLDLVEAGIKDDNNLSILRETLLSEKPNLAQVETELKERDVPSALLPDPQESES; encoded by the exons ATGGACCACAGTGAGGGGGTTACCCTAGACCCAGCTGGCACCGTGGTGCCTCAGGAGCTGCTGGAAGAAATGCTTTGGTTTTTTCGGGTAGAAGATG CAACTCCCTGGAATTGTTCCATGTTTGCCCTGATGGGCGTGGTGGTCTCAATAAGCATGGTCCTCCTGGGAAGGAGCATCCAGGCAAACAG AAATCAAAAGATGCGGCCACCAGAAAAACAAACTTCAGAAGTCCTAGACTTGGTGGAGGCCGGAATCAAAGATGACAACAACCTGAGCATCCTAAGAGAGACTTTGCTCTCAGAGAAGCCAAATCTGGCCCAGGTGGAAACTGagttaaaagagagagatgtgCCATCAGCTCTCCTTCCAGACCCACAAGAATCTGAGAGCTAG